One Drosophila virilis strain 15010-1051.87 chromosome 5, Dvir_AGI_RSII-ME, whole genome shotgun sequence DNA window includes the following coding sequences:
- the LOC6626678 gene encoding dnaJ homolog subfamily C member 11 yields the protein MASDNESDAELDENYYTFLNLPRNATTEQINSAYRKQSRIYHPDKHTDPDSKKKAEIMFNRTKRAYEVLSDPHQRAIYDSVGEKGLKTEGWEIVHRTRTPAEIREEYERLAQAAAERRLQQRTNPRGNITINVNATEIFTPYDDSEMPRVEIGSMSIAQSIEAPITRKDMIVMSGNLYSSNGTGTGGFMVAGRRLLNKGWMEVCLGAGNGFLLGFKGGRTLTSKLTLNGGTNMSFQENGVIPAVFSTLAVQLDKHTVGSLTLNAGPHSSMSTQIDHSNDQHAISTSFVIGTPHVYFGLSYTRKMLENELKLKLATKVGTFGFVGEYGVEKKVSKYSSVIATVSVGVPSGVILKLKIIRSNQSYVFPIHLSDEIVPAAIFYASVTPIIAWFFVKKTIMDPMEADRKNIEVERSKRQNEQRLAAKKMEAMAAIHLMQSTYNRIISEEQKRKGLIIKRAIYGCVTDDSSQFKPEASHDVTVPIQCLVRDGTLQLYESSKSDLPGFFDPSLGDDKILRIEYTHNDVLKLVNIKDNEPLRLPG from the exons ATGGCATCGGACAACGAATCCGACGCCGAACTTGATGAAAACTATTACACGTTTCTCAATTTGCCGCGAAAT GCCACCACCGAGCAGATTAACAGCGCGTACCGGAAGCAGAGTCGCATTTACCATCCGGACAAACATACGGACCCGGATAGCAAAAAGAAAGCAGAAATTATGTTCAATCGTACAAAACGCGCCTATGAGGTCCTCTCCGATCCGCACCAGCGTGCCATTTACGACTCGGTTGGTGAGAAGGGCCTCAAAACGGAAGGTTGGGAAATAGTTCACCGGACAAGGACACCGGCAGAGATAAGGGAGGAATATGAGCGCCTGGCACAAGCTGCCGCCGAGCGTCGTTTACAACAACGCACAAATCCGCGAGGAAACATCACCATCAATGTGAATGCCACAGAAATATTTACGCCCTATGATGACTCTGAGATGCCGCGCGTGGAGATCGGATCCATGAGCATTGCGCAGTCGATCGAAGCGCCAATAACACGCAAAGATATGATTGTCATGAGTGGCAATCTGTATTCATCCAACGGCACCGGCACTGGCGGATTCATGGTTGCGGGCCGTCGGCTTCTGAACAAAGGCTGGATGGAGGTTTGCCTCGGCGCCGGCAATGGCTTTCTTTTGGGTTTTAAGG GTGGACGCACTCTTACATCTAAACTGACGCTCAACGGCGGCACCAACATGAGTTTCCAGGAGAATGGTGTCATACCCGCCGTGTTTTCCACCTTGGCTGTGCAGCTTGACAAGCACACCGTTGGCAGCCTGACTCTCAATGCTGGTCCTCATTCGTCCATGTCCACGCAGATCGATCACTCTAACGACCAGCATGCTATAAGCACATCCTTTGTGATAGGAACGCCGCATGTCTACTTTGGACTCTCCTATACACGAAAGATGCTGGAGAATGAGCTGAAGCTGAAACTAGCGACCAA AGTGGGAACTTTTGGATTTGTGGGCGAATACGGTGTGGAGAAAAAAGTTTCTAAATATAGCTCGGTGATAGCAACCGTTTCCGTTGGCGTGCCTTCCGGAGTCATACTCAAATTGAA AATAATACGTTCAAATCAGTCGTATGTGTTCCCTATACATCTAAGCGATGAAATAGTGCCTGCAGCCATTTTTTATGCCTCGGTGACGCCGATAATTGCGTGGTTTTTCGTGAAAAAGACCATCATGGATCCCATGGAAGCCGATCGCAAGAACATCGAAGTGGAGCGCTCAAAGCGGCAGAATGAGCAGCGTTTAGCCGCCAAAAAAATGGAGGCGATGGCAGCAATACACCTGATGCAGAGCACCTATAATCGCATCATAAGCGAGGAGCAGAAGCGAAAAGGGCTGATCATCAAGAGAGCAATATATGGATGCGTTACCGACGACAGCTCGCAATTTAAGCCCGAAGCATCACATGATGTAACAGTGCCCATCCAGTGCCTAGTCAGAGACGGAACATTACAGTTGTATGAATCGTCAAAG AGCGATTTACCTGGCTTTTTTGATCCGAGTTTGGGAGATGACAAGATCTTACGTATAGAGTATACACATAATGATGTATTGAAATTGGTAAATATAAAGGATAATGAGCCATTACGACTGCCAGGATAG
- the Hsc70-5 gene encoding heat shock 70 kDa protein cognate 5, translating to MLRVPKLLPRLARQASLAASSNMPAGSSIFRNLPGACNGFSGQMRYKSGEVKGAVIGIDLGTTNSCLAVMEGKQAKVIENAEGARTTPSHVAFTKDGERLVGMPAKRQAVTNSANTFYATKRLIGRRFDDPEVKKDITNLSYKVVKASNGDAWVSSTDGKVYSPSQIGAFILIKMKETAEAYLNTPVKNAVVTVPAYFNDSQRQATKDAGQIAGLNVLRVINEPTAAALAYGMDKTEDKIIAVYDLGGGTFDISILEIQKGVFEVKSTNGDTLLGGEDFDNAIVNFLVSEFKKDSGIDIRKDNIAMQRLKEAAEKAKCELSSSQQTDINLPYLTMDSAGPQHMNLKMTRSKLESLVGDLIKRTIQPCQKALSDAEVSKSEIGEVLLVGGMTRMPKVQSTVQELFGRQPSRSVNPDEAVAVGAAVQGGVLAGDVTDVLLLDVTPLSLGIETLGGVFTRLISRNTTIPTKKSQVFSTASDGQTQVEIKVHQGEREMANDNKLLGSFTLVGIPPAPRGVPQIEVVFDIDANGIVHVSAKDKGTGKEQQIVIQSSGGLSKDEIENMIKKAEEYASADKKKRELIEIVNQGESIVHDTETKMEEFKSQLPAEECEKLKKEIADLRTLLANKETADPEEVRKATTQLQQSSLKLFEMAYKKMSAERESSSSGGSSSSSSSGETSGEAKKEEKN from the exons ATGCTGCGCGTTCCCAAACTTTTGCCACGCCTTGCCCGCCAGGCCAGCCTTGCAGCATCATCGAATATGCCTGCAGGTTCTAGCATATTCCGC AATCTGCCCGGTGCCTGCAATGGATTCTCCGGTCAAATGCGTTACAA ATCTGGCGAAGTTAAGGGTGCTGTCATCGGCATTGATTTGGGCACCACCAACTCCTGTCTGGCTGTGATGGAGGGCAAACAAGCCAAGGTGATTGAAAATGCGGAGGGCGCGCGCACAACACCCTCACATGTTGCTTTCACCAAGGATGGCGAACGTTTGGTTGGCATGCCGGCAAAGCGTCAGGCGGTCACCAACTCGGCAAACACTTTTTATGCCACAAAGCGTCTGATTGGCCGCCGCTTTGATGATCCTGAGGTGAAGAAGGATATCACAAATCTGTCTTACAAAGTTGTGAAGGCTTCCAATGGTGATGCCTGGGTATCCTCCACAGATGGCAAAGTGTACTCGCCCTCACAAATCGGTGCCTTCATCCTCATCAAGATGAAGGAGACCGCTGAGGCGTACCTCAACACACCAGTCAAGAATGCCGTGGTCACTGTGCCCGCCTACTTCAACGACTCGCAGCGTCAGGCTACCAAGGATGCTGGCCAAATCGCTGGCCTGAATGTCCTGCGCGTTATTAAtgagccaacagcagcagcgctggcTTACGGTATGGACAAAACCGAGGATAAAAT TATTGCTGTATACGATTTGGGCGGTGGTACTTTTGATATTTCCATTTTGGAAATCCAAAAGGGCGTCTTCGAGGTCAAGTCCACCAACGGCGACACTCTGCTGGGCGGAGAGGATTTCGACAATGCCATCGTGAACTTTTTGGTGTCCGAGTTCAAAAAGGACAGCGGTATTGATATACGCAAGGACAATATTGCCATGCAGCGTCTTAAGGAGGCAGCGGAAAAGGCCAAGTGCGAGCTGTCGTCATCACAACAAACTGACATCAATTTGCCCTATCTGACCATGGACTCCGCTGGACCCCAGCACATGAATCTTAAAATGACTCGCTCCAAGCTGGAAAGCCTTGTCGGTGATCTCATCAAGCGTACGATTCAGCCATGCCAGAAGGCGTTGTCCGATGCCGAGGTATCCAAGTCTGAAATCGGTGAAGTTCTGTTGGTTGGCGGCATGACGCGTATGCCCAAGGTGCAGTCCACAGTGCAAGAACTGTTCGGACGCCAGCCTTCGCGTTCGGTGAATCCCGATGAAGCTGTTGCCGTTGGTGCCGCAGTTCAGGGCGGTGTCTTGGCCGGCGATGTCACTGATGTGCTTCTGCTTGATGTCACTCCCCTCTCGTTGGGTATTGAGACGTTGGGCGGTGTTTTCACGCGCCTGATTTCGCGCAATACCACCATTCCCACCAAGAAGTCCCAGGTGTTCTCAACGGCCAGTGATGGCCAAACTCAGGTCGAGATTAAGGTGCACCAGGGCGAGCGTGAAATGGCTAACGACAACAAATTGCTGGGCTCCTTCACACTGGTCGGCATTCCGCCAGCGCCCCGTGGTGTGCCTCAGATTGAGGTTGTCTTCGATATTGATGCCAACGGTATAGTGCATGTCTCTGCCAAGGACAAGGGTACCGGCAAGGAGCAACAGATTGTGATCCAGTCGAGCGGAGGCCTCAGCAAGGATGAAATCGAAAACATGATCAAGAAGGCCGAAGAATATGCCAGTGCTGATAAGAAGAAGCGTGAACTGATCGAAATTGTTAACCAGGGCGAGAGTATTGTACACGACACAGAGACCAAAATGGAAGAATTCAAGAGCCAGTTGCCCGCTGAAGAG TGTGAGAAGCTGAAAAAAGAAATTGCTGATCTGCGTACCCTGCTGGCCAACAAGGAGACTGCCGATCCAGAGGAGGTCAGGAAGGCTACCACTCAGCTGCAGCAGTCCTCACTGAAGCTCTTTGAGATGGCCTATAAGAAG ATGTCCGCCGAACGCGAGAGCAGCTCCAgcggtggcagcagcagcagcagcagttcggGCGAGACTTCTGGCGAGGCCAAGAAGGAGGAGAAGAACTAA
- the Mdr50 gene encoding ATP-dependent translocase ABCB1: MTAVNGNVAKDDENRLSHYKTNIVLGESFASADKERKSFQPNKTKKNSKHDESTDSTDDDKPKEDIKPVGFFTMFRYATTRDRMLYMIGLLCAVATGLTTPANSLIFGNLANDMIYYSGLVPGATYMKESSVTELLQDAVQKFSLYNTYIGIVMLFCSYISITVFNYAAHSQIMSIRSKFFKSVLHQDMTWYDINPSGEVASRMNEDLSKMEDGLGEKVVIFVHFIVAFIGSIVLAFVKGWQLALVCLTSLPVTFIAMGFVAVATSKLAKQEVNMYAGAAIVAEEALSGVRTVKAFEGEYKEVAAYKAKVVAAKELNIKRNMFSGIGFGLLWFFIYASYALAFWYGVGLVLKGREDPYYENYTPGTMITVFFSIMMGSMNIGMASPYIEAFGIAKGACAKVFHIIEQIPIINPIEPRGQSLNEPLTTIEFRDVEFQYPTRKEIPILQKLNLRIHRGQTVALVGPSGCGKSTCIQLIQRFYDPQGGELFFNGTNIKDININWLRERIGVVGQEPVLFGQSIYENIRYGREDATKEDIEAAAAAANAAIFIKKLPKGYDTLVGERGAQLSGGQKQRIAIARALIRDPEILLLDEATSALDTASESKVQAALEKVSQGRTTIIVAHRLSTVRRADKIVVINNGQVVEAGTHQELMMLKNHYFNLVTTQMGDDDGSLLSPSGNIYKNFDIKDEDEEEIKIIQDDVEEEVAQVEKKKKKKKTKRDKNAGSPMRGIMKLNQPEWVQIAIGCVCSIIMGCAMPIFAVLFGSILQVLQSNDPVYVRDNTNEYSLYFLISGIVVGLSTFMQIYFFGVAGERLTERIRGLLFSGMLKQEISWFDDRANGTGNLCARLSSDAAAVQGATGQRIGSIIQSIATLLLGIGLAMYYEWSLGLVAMAFIPFILVSFYLQRTVMAQENMGNAKIMENTTKLAVEVVSNIRTVVSLGREDMFHSTYIEMLAPAVEKSKKNTHYRGIVYGLARSMMFFAYAACMSYGGWCVVNRNLPFGDVFKVSQALIMGTASIASALAFAPNMQKGISAAETILKFLERKPLIADSPDVSLKPWHSKGNVFFDKVEFSYPTRLEVQVLRGLILAVQTGQKVALVGPSGCGKSTCIQLLQRFYDVDAGAVRIDDQDLRQLAISNLRMQLGIVSQEPILFDRSIRENIAYGDNSRIVTDQEIIAAAKKSNIHGFIANLPLGYETRMGEKGTQLSGGQKQRIAIARALIRNPKILLLDEATSALDAESEKIVQEALDAAAEGRTTISIAHRLSTIVDSDIIYVFENGVVCESGTHKELLQNRGLYYTLYKLQTGAM, encoded by the exons ATGACCGCGGTGAACGGCAACGTCGCCAAGGACGACGAAAATCGTTTGTCACATTATAAAACGAATATTGTCTTGGGCGAATCCTTTGCCTCCGCAGACAAGGAACGCAAAAGCTT CCAACCgaataaaacgaaaaagaaTTCCAAGCATGACGAATCAACGGATAGTACCGACGATGACAAGCCAAAGGAAGACATCAAGCCGGTGGGTTTCTTCACCATGTTCCGCTATGCAACAACAAGGGATCGCATGCTCTACATGATCGGTCTGCTCTGCGCGGTGGCCACCGGCCTGACAACGCCGGCCAACAGCTTGATCTTTGGAAATCTGGCGAAC GACATGATTTACTATAGCGGACTTGTGCCGGGCGCCACATATATGAAAGAATCGTCGGTTACCGAACTCCTCCAGGATGCAGTGCAGAAGTTTTCGCTATACAACACATATATTGGCATCGTGATGCTGTTCTGCAGTTACATATCCATCACGGTTTTCAATTATGCGGCCCACTCACAGATAATGAGCATACGTTCCAAGTTTTTCAAATCCGTGCTGCATCAGGACATGACCTGGTACGATATCAATCCGAGCGGAGAGGTTGCCAGCCGAATGAATGA AGATCTGTCAAAGATGGAGGATGGTCTGGGCGAGAAAGTTGTCATATTTGTGCATTTCATAGTCGCATTCATTGGATCCATTGTCCTGGCCTTTGTCAAGGGCTGGCAGCTGGCCCTCGTGTGCCTGACCAGCTTGCCGGTGACCTTTATAGCCATGGGCTTCGTGGCCGTGGCCACATccaagctggccaaacaggAGGTCAACATGTATGCGGGCGCCGCCATCGTCGCCGAGGAGGCCTTGTCCGGCGTGCGCACGGTCAAGGCGTTCGAGGGTGAATACAAGGAGGTCGCCGCCTACAAGGCGAAAGTCGTTGCGGCCAAGGAGCTAAACATCAAGCGCAATATGTTCTCCGGCATTGGCTTCGGCCTTTTGTGGTTCTTCATCTACGCCTCGTACGCCCTGGCTTTCTGGTATGGCGTTGGCCTGGTTCTCAAGGGACGTGAAGACCCATATTATGAAAACTATACGCCCGGCACTATGATAACCGTGTTCTTCTCGATCATGATGGGCTCGATGAACATAGGCATGGCGTCTCCGTATATTGAGGCATTCGGCATAGCCAAGGGTGCCTGTGCCAAGGTGTTTCACATCATTGAGCAGATCCCAATTATCAATCCGATTGAGCCGCGCGGCCAGAGCCTCAACGAGCCGCTGACAACCATCGAATTCCGCGACGTCGAGTTCCAGTATCCCACGCGCAAGGAGATACCCATTCTGCAGAAGCTCAACCTGCGGATTCATCGCGGCCAGACGGTGGCTCTGGTGGGCCCCTCGGGCTGTGGCAAGTCCACCTGCATACAGCTGATACAGCGCTTCTACGATCCCCAGGGCGGTGAACTCTTCTTCAACGGCACAAACATCAAGGACATCAATATTAATTGGCTGCGCGAGCGCATCGGCGTGGTCGGCCAGGAGCCGGTGCTCTTCGGCCAGTCCATATACGAGAACATACGCTATGGTCGCGAGGATGCCACCAAGGAGGACATTGAGGCGGCAGCCGCGGCAGCAAATGCTGCCATCTTCATCAAGAAACTGCCCAAGGGCTACGACACGCTCGTGGGAGAGCGCGGAGCTCAACTGTCCGGCGGCCAGAAACAACGCATTGCCATTGCCCGCGCTCTGATCCGTGACCCGGAGATTCTGTTGTTGGATGAGGCGACCTCGGCGCTCGATACGGCCAGCGAGTCAAAGGTGCAGGCCGCCCTGGAAAAGGTCAGCCAGGGACGCACCACCATCATTGTGGCCCATCGTCTGTCCACGGTGCGTCGCGCGGACAAAATCGTGGTGATCAACAATGGCCAGGTCGTCGAGGCCGGCACCCACCAGGAGCTGATGATGCTGAAGAACCACTACTTCAATTTGGTGACCACGCAGATGGGCGATGACGACGGCAGCCTGCTCAGTCCCAGTGGCAACATCTACAAGAACTTTGATATCAAGGATGAGGACGAGGAGGAAATCAAGATAATTCAGGACGATGTCGAGGAGGAAGTGGCACAggtagaaaaaaagaagaagaagaagaagacaaagcGGGACAAAAACGCGGGCTCACCAATGCGGGGCATCATGAAGCTGAATCAACCGGAATGGGTGCAGATCGCCATCGGCTGCGTATGCTCGATCATAATGGGCTGTGCCATGCCCATTTTCGCGGTGCTCTTCGGTAGCATTCTGCAGGTGCTGCAATCCAACGATCCTGTATACGTGCGGGACAACACCAACGAGTACAGCCTGTACTTCCTGATCTCCGGCATTGTCGTTGGACTGTCCACCTTCATGCAGATCTACTTCTTCGGCGTGGCGGGCGAACGTCTCACGGAACGCATTCGGGGTCTCCTCTTCAGCGGCATGCTGAAGCAGGAGATTTCCTGGTTCGATGATCGTGCCAACGGCACGGGCAATCTCTGTGCCCGACTGTCGAGCGATGCAGCCGCCGTACAGGGC GCGACTGGTCAGCGTATTGGCAGCATCATCCAATCGATCGCCACCCTGTTGCTGGGCATCGGCCTGGCCATGTACTACGAGTGGAGCTTGGGGCTGGTGGCCATGGCATTCATACCCTTTATTCTGGTCTCCTTCTATTTGCAACGCACTGTCATGGCGCAGGAGAACATGGGCAATGCCAAAATCATGGAGAACACAACCAAACTGGCCGTCGAGGTGGTCTCCAATATACGCACTGTGGTGTCCCTGGGCCGCGAGGACATGTTCCATAGCACCTACATTGAAATGCTGGCTCCAGCCGTTGAG aaATCCAAGAAGAACACGCACTATCGTGGCATTGTCTATGGTCTGGCTAGATCCATGATGTTCTTTGCCTATGCGGCCTGCATGTCCTATGGCGGCTGGTGTGTGGTTAATCGGAATCTGCCATTTGGCGATGTCTTCAA AGTATCGCAGGCATTGATAATGGGCACGGCATCCATTGCCAGCGCCTTGGCCTTTGCGCCCAACATGCAAAAGGGGATCAGTGCCGCCGAGACCATATTGAAATTCCTGGAGCGCAAGCCGCTAATTGCCGACAGTCCTGATGTCTCATTGAAGCCCTGGCACTCGAAGGGCAATGTGTTCTTCGACAAGGTGGAATTCAGCTATCCCACACGTCTTGAAGTCCAGGTGCTCCGCGGCCTAATTCTGGCAGTGCAAACGGGCCAAAAGGTGGCTTTGGTGGGTCCATCTGGCTGTGGCAAGTCCACGTGCATTCAGCTACTGCAACGCTTCTATGATGTGGACGCTGGTGCTGTCCGGATCGATGATCAGGATCTCCGACAATTGGCCATTTCGAATCTGCGCATGCAGCTGGGCATTGTCTCGCAGGAGCCAATACTATTCGATCGTAGTATTCGCGAAAATATTGCATATGGCGACAATTCCAGAATAGTCACGGACCAGGAGATCATAGCGGCGGCCAAGAAGTCCAACATACATGGCTTTATTGCCAACCTGCCGCTG GGCTATGAAACCCGTATGGGCGAGAAGGGCACACAGTTATCCGGAGGACAGAAACAACGTATTGCCATTGCTCGAGCCCTTATCAGAAATCCGAAAATTCTCCTGCTGGATGAGGCCACATCCGCATTGGATGCGGAAAGTGAAAAA ATCGTGCAAGAGGCATTAGATGCGGCCGCCGAGGGACGCACCACAATTAGCATTGCCCACAGATTGTCGACCATTGTCGACTCGGATATTATCTATGTGTTCGAGAATGGAGTCGTCTGTGAGAGCGGCACCCACAAAGAACTGCTCCAGAACCGTGGACTCTACTACACATTGTACAAACTGCAAACAGGCGCCATGTAA
- the beta4GalNAcTA gene encoding beta-1,4-N-acetylgalactosaminyltransferase bre-4, with protein MFIFTKANLIRFVVGAICLLLVLNFLWTSESDGSSSTSLSKLSIRRVHKYAHIHSRNDSGSGTGRSSNMAGHKLPTAPLALSKERELHNERNSTLTTVIAIANFTSIPQDLSHAHPHPHPQDYANSTLNPQLHPTQNCTDPDPRDGGPITPNTTLESLDIIEAELGPLLRPGGAYQPSDCIAQHHVAIVVPFRDRYAHLSVFLRNIHPFLMKQRIAYRIFIIEQTNGKPFNRAAMMNIGYLEALKLYRWDCFIFHDVDLLPLDERNLYNCPRQPRHMSVAIDTLNFKLPYRSIFGGVSAMTRQQFQAVNGFSNSFFGWGGEDDDMSNRLKHANLFISRYPINIARYKMLKHQKEKANPKRYENLQNGIGKIEMDGINSIKYEIYSIKEFPTFTWYLAELKNSERKS; from the exons ATgtttatatttacaaaagcGAATCTCATACGCTTTGTGGTCGGCGCAATATGTCTCTTGCTGGTGCTCAACTTTTTGTGGACATCGGAGTCGGACGGATCCAGCAGCACGTCACTAAGCAAGCTGAG CATACGACGTGTGCACAAATATGCACACATCCACAGCAGAAACGACAGCGGAAGTGGCACTGGGAGGAGCTCAAACATGGCTGGGCATAAGTTGCCCACTGCACCTTTGGCCCTATCCAAAGAGCGCGAGTTGCACAACGAACGCAACTCAACCTTAACGACTGTGATTGCGATTGCAAACTTTACTTCCATTCCACAAGACTTATCGCACGCGCATccgcacccgcacccgcaAGATTATGCAAACAGCACACTCAATCCGCAATTACATCCGACCCAAAACTGCACTGATCCCGATCCCCGAGATG GTGGACCCATTACGCCCAACACAACACTCGAATCTCTTGATATTATTGAGGCAGAGCTGGGGCCATTGCTGCGTCCCGGTGGCGCATATCAGCCAAGTGATTGCATTGCCCAACACcatgttgccattgttgtgcCCTTCCGCGACCGCTACGCACACCTTTCGGTCTTCCTACGCAACATACATCCGTTCCTAATGAAACAGCGCATTGCCTATCGTATATTTATTATAGAGCAAACCAATGGCAAGCCCTTTAATCGTGCGGCTATGATGAACATTGGTTACTTGGAGGCCTTAAAGCTTTATCGGTGGGACTGTTTTATATTCCACGATGTCGACCTTTTACCTTTGGATGAACGCAATCTGTACAACTGTCCACGTCAACCGCGGCACATGTCCGTTGCAATTGACACGCTGAACTTCAA GTTGCCTTATCGCTCAATATTTGGCGGAGTTTCTGCCATGACACGACAGCAGTTCCAGGCTGTAAACGGCTTTTCGAATTCTTTCTTTGGCTGGGGTGGCGAGGACGACGATATGTCCAACAG ATTGAAACACGCCAACCTATTCATATCACGTTACCCCATAAATATAGCTCGCTATAAAATGTTGAAACATCAGAAAGAGAAAGCAAATCCAAAACG CTACGAAAATCTGCAGAATGGTATCGGTAAAATTGAAATGGATGGCATCAATTCGATTAAATATGAGATCTACAGCATCAAAGAATTTCCGACCTTTACTTGGTACTTAGCTGAGCTAAAGAATTCCGAGCGAAAGAGTTAG
- the LOC6626681 gene encoding uncharacterized protein — MQYSSSSENYSSSLRDTPSKWNGRNDKNYAYKKSSYQYSSSADNNASYQGKGADQNVDQLDALLEDLKQERQLTHRERDILPTGTSYRTLERTDPSGTVTKTTRVIKTTKHSGGQQPFSDDVETFNNTDYSTLQSTAKYSSFQDNLKRDEYLAKEKPYTLAHSPGGHYSSKTKIYESNRTLNNNVELVPSVNSTQTVTNSVNIDKELQDIALSDGILPAPGTKVTTTVRTYTYEIPSTGPGSATSTINRTSSNNNTLSSSYKHHETLNSSQNYTQLSPSHVPQTVVYNTESYSTLNKPNDRPLVTNQSYEIREHKETTTRGLSPQPRQLPLGPAISPSGGTPNTGNRTIIYNIHKTDNVVNEQRYPHSPAHSPNYGSPQSPAQPQLPPGGTNRYYFKETETSNTVNTIHGPPNGGPVYPVEPSHPAPLKQLPSTNYPQPQNGNGYPPNTSYTYKYSSTTNTNNRRGPGPDYGTPSPFPVDGVEYPVGNGNPPQRVDDLMQSFGTTDNVDRVDIETPVRKREIETAVASPQQQHVPSVNKAGKEVYYPPGHDTIITRREEMHAGSAVGGRWAKGSGMYEYESGSKSKTKSKSGGAVVPLCLPLCCAMPCSIM; from the exons ATGCAGTACTCGAGCAGCTCGGAAAATTACTCATCCTCGTTGAGAGATACGCCCTCGAAATGGAACGGACGT AACGACAAGAATTATGCGTACAAGAAATCATCGTATCAATACTCTAGCTCGGCCGATAACAATGCATCCTACCAAGGCAAGGGCGCCGATCAGAACGTCGATCAGTTGGACGCACTGCTCGAGGACTTGAAGCAGGAACGTCAACTTACCCACAGAGAGCGGGACATCTTGCCGACTGGCACCAGCTACAGAACCCT CGAACGCACGGATCCGTCAGGCACCGTCACGAAGACTACGCGTGTGATCAAGACCACGAAGCATTCAGGTGGACAGCAGCCCTTCAGCGATGACGTCGAGACCTTTAACAACACCGATTATAGCACCTTGCAGTCGACGGCTAAGTACTCCAGCTTTCAGGACAACTTAAAGCGTGACGAGTATCTGGCCAAGGAGAAGCCCTATACGCTGG CCCACTCGCCAGGTGGTCACTACTCAAGTAAGACCAAAATCTACGAGAGCAATCGCACGCTCAACAACAATGTGGAGCTGGTGCCAAGCGTGAACAGCACGCAGACGGTGACCAACAGTGTGAACATTGATAAGGAGCTGCAGGACATTGCGTTGAGCGATGGCATATTGCCCGCACCGGGCACCAAGGTGACCACCACTGTGCGCACCTACACCTATGAAATACCATCGACTGGTCCCGGCAGCGCCACCAGCACCATCAATCGgacaagcagcaacaacaatacacTGAGCAGCAGCTATAAGCACCACGAAACACTCAACTCTAGCCAGAACTATACACAGTTGTCGCCGTCACATGTGCCCCAGACAGTCGTTTATAACACGGAGAGCTACTCGACACTGAACAAACCCAACGATCGCCCGTTGGTGACCAACCAGTCGTACGAGATTCGGGAGCACAAGGAGACGACCACGCGCGGCTTGAGCCCACAGCCACGTCAGCTGCCGCTGGGACCCGCAATCAGCCCCAGTGGCGGCACGCCCAACACCGGTAACCGCACAATTATCTACAATATACACAAGACCGACAATGTGGTCAACGAGCAGCGTTATCCGCACAGTCCGGCTCATAGTCCCAACTATGGTTCGCCGCAGAGTCCAGCACAGCCGCAGCTGCCACCTGGTGGCACCAATCGCTATTATTTCAAGGAGACCGAGACTTCAAATACCGTCAATACCATACATGGCCCACCCAATGGAGGCCCTGTGTATCCTGTGGAGCCATCGCATCCGGCGCCACTCAAGCAGCTGCCGAGCACAAACTATCCGCAGCCCCAGAACGGCAATGGTTATCCACCGAACACTAGTTATACGTATAAATACTCTTCCACAACGAATACAAACAATCGCCGTGGTCCTGGCCCAGACTATGGAACACCTTCGCCATTCCCCGTCGACGGTGTGGAGTATCCCGTCGGTAATGGCAATCCGCCGCAGCGTGTGGACGATCTTATGCAATCGTTTGGCACT ACGGATAACGTGGACCGCGTGGACATTGAGACGCCGGTTCGCAAGCGCGAGATTGAGACGGCAGTTGCctcgccgcagcagcagcatgtgcCCTCCGTTAACAAGGCCGGCAAGGAAGTCTATTATCCACCTGGTCACGACACGATCATCACCAGGCGCGAGGAAATGCATGCAGGCTCCGCGGTTGGT GGTCGCTGGGCTAAAGGCTCGGGCATGTACGAGTATGAGTCTGGCTCGAAGTCAAAGACGAAAAGCAAATCCGGCGGCGCTGTGGTGCCCCTGTGCCTGCCCCTTTGCTGTGCCATGCCCTGCTCTATAATGTGA